The Dehalococcoidia bacterium genome has a window encoding:
- a CDS encoding redoxin domain-containing protein, with the protein MKINIGDKLDDIKLPSVDGSSFSLHSLRGKKVLLTFYRFARCPMCNLRINEIIKRYDELGNDFAMVGIFDSKISNLQKAMSRHDLSFTILADENYEYFEKYEVKTSWWGVIKASLTRFNRFNKALFVKGYVPFPIKGHFNTLPVDILIDEKGVVSDVKYGEDIGDHFSFEKIKSFSS; encoded by the coding sequence ATGAAAATAAATATAGGCGATAAATTAGATGATATTAAACTTCCTTCAGTAGATGGTTCTAGTTTTTCTCTCCATAGCCTCAGAGGTAAAAAAGTTCTTCTAACATTTTATAGATTTGCAAGATGTCCCATGTGTAATCTTCGCATAAATGAAATTATCAAAAGATATGATGAATTGGGAAATGATTTTGCAATGGTTGGCATCTTTGATTCTAAAATTAGTAACCTACAAAAAGCTATGAGTAGGCATGATTTATCATTTACAATATTAGCTGACGAAAATTATGAATATTTTGAAAAATATGAAGTAAAAACATCTTGGTGGGGTGTAATCAAGGCATCTCTTACTAGATTCAATAGATTTAATAAAGCACTTTTCGTTAAAGGTTATGTCCCTTTTCCAATTAAAGGTCATTTCAACACCCTTCCTGTTGACATACTAATTGATGAAAAAGGTGTTGTATCTGATGTTAAGTATGGTGAAGATATAGGAGATCATTTTTCATTTGAAAAGATTAAGAGCTTTTCATCTTAA
- a CDS encoding mandelate racemase/muconate lactonizing enzyme family protein, which yields MKIEKIETFFVSRFLVVKVTTEDGIEGIGESCYWSYPKAAEATIHGFRDELIGMDADNIEFIWSYLWRYNSAFRGNSIGGAISAIDMALWDIKGKRLQSPVWNLLGGKTRNKVRAIAQGISGNTPDEFAVGAKKVMKQGFSALKFTPMAKEWAEMNYTKMISFALDSVRAVRETVGWDFDIGIEIHRNMQPHEAIAFCEEVAPLRPYFIEDPIVPDSVLAMGEVSKKMKLPLAIGERNMGIWEFREYAQLAKPAFFKPDIAVAGGITGVKKIATIAEAHHIKISPHNFQGPIATSACIALGVSSQSWDVQESVQEDIPPRRDMTDEIMKLENGWYIPSEKPGLGILFNDNAPKIHSFDPAKIPPPIREDGSVALQ from the coding sequence TTGAAGATTGAAAAGATTGAAACGTTCTTTGTTTCTCGTTTCCTAGTTGTAAAAGTAACTACTGAAGATGGCATAGAAGGAATAGGTGAATCTTGTTATTGGTCTTATCCAAAAGCTGCAGAGGCTACAATTCATGGTTTTAGAGATGAACTAATAGGCATGGATGCAGATAATATCGAGTTCATTTGGTCATACTTATGGAGATATAATTCTGCTTTCAGAGGCAATAGTATAGGTGGAGCTATAAGTGCAATAGATATGGCTTTATGGGATATAAAAGGTAAAAGATTACAATCTCCAGTTTGGAATTTACTTGGTGGAAAGACTAGAAATAAGGTTAGAGCTATTGCTCAAGGAATTTCCGGTAATACTCCTGATGAATTTGCAGTTGGAGCCAAAAAAGTAATGAAACAAGGTTTCAGTGCTTTAAAATTTACTCCTATGGCTAAGGAATGGGCAGAAATGAACTATACCAAAATGATTAGTTTTGCATTAGATAGTGTCCGAGCAGTTAGAGAAACAGTCGGATGGGATTTTGATATTGGAATAGAGATTCACAGAAATATGCAACCTCATGAAGCTATAGCTTTTTGTGAAGAAGTTGCCCCACTAAGACCTTATTTCATTGAAGATCCTATTGTTCCTGATTCTGTATTAGCTATGGGAGAAGTCTCAAAAAAAATGAAACTGCCTTTAGCTATAGGAGAAAGAAATATGGGAATATGGGAGTTTAGAGAATATGCTCAATTAGCAAAACCAGCTTTTTTTAAGCCTGATATTGCAGTAGCAGGTGGAATAACTGGAGTAAAAAAAATAGCTACAATTGCTGAAGCCCATCATATAAAGATTTCTCCTCATAATTTTCAGGGACCAATCGCTACATCTGCGTGTATTGCTCTTGGGGTATCTTCACAATCTTGGGATGTACAAGAATCAGTTCAAGAAGATATACCTCCTAGAAGAGATATGACAGATGAAATAATGAAACTTGAAAATGGATGGTACATACCATCTGAAAAACCAGGACTTGGAATATTATTTAATGATAATGCACCTAAAATACACAGCTTTGATCCCGCAAAAATACCTCCTCCTATTAGAGAAGATGGAAGCGTAGCTTTACAATAG
- a CDS encoding Gfo/Idh/MocA family oxidoreductase, with translation MIKIPIAIIGAGGMGGRHLRALNALYESGMSNVELVAVCDIRKENANHLADLAEEILNKRPEVFDSMELMKKNRPDIQAIDITTDSGSHHLVAEQAFELGYNVLCEKPLSLTIRGCNRVIKAWKKSGKVLSVGEQERRDPMCRLNKAIIEKGIIGEPYSFIQGSARGGNNIIIWPWRHYKNIGGIFVDAGVHTVDQMMYYLGEIEEVFAVSKIWETKRFKGEKIGVANFYDHWIDEVPEEIESTAEDMVISTIKFKNGAIGQWTSFFAAHGKEIDYSMIYGSKGSITPAKQRRGDPLNVTLDGSDSYSGNEVLDLVPDFHLEELPARLFGSDRLGFYKTPFEDADRFLVALEYYELGQCIAEGTQPEVDAYVGRKDLAVCNAALESSILGRPVTIEEIENEKTSVYESSINKYWKI, from the coding sequence ATGATAAAGATACCAATAGCTATTATAGGAGCAGGTGGCATGGGTGGCAGACATCTAAGAGCGCTTAATGCTCTATATGAAAGCGGTATGTCTAATGTGGAACTAGTAGCAGTTTGTGACATAAGAAAAGAGAATGCAAATCATCTTGCAGATTTGGCTGAAGAAATTCTTAATAAAAGACCAGAGGTTTTCGATTCTATGGAGCTAATGAAAAAAAATAGACCTGATATTCAGGCTATTGATATAACCACAGATTCAGGATCTCATCACTTAGTCGCCGAACAAGCATTTGAACTTGGTTATAACGTTCTTTGTGAAAAGCCATTATCTCTTACTATAAGAGGTTGCAATCGTGTAATAAAAGCATGGAAAAAAAGTGGTAAAGTGCTGAGCGTAGGAGAACAAGAAAGAAGAGACCCTATGTGTCGATTAAATAAAGCTATTATTGAGAAAGGAATAATTGGAGAACCGTATAGTTTTATTCAAGGATCAGCACGTGGAGGAAATAACATAATCATATGGCCATGGAGACATTATAAAAATATTGGTGGAATTTTTGTAGACGCTGGAGTTCATACAGTAGACCAAATGATGTATTACCTTGGTGAGATTGAAGAAGTATTTGCAGTTTCTAAAATTTGGGAAACTAAAAGATTTAAGGGTGAAAAAATAGGGGTTGCTAATTTTTATGATCATTGGATTGATGAAGTACCTGAAGAAATAGAATCTACAGCTGAAGATATGGTTATTTCAACTATTAAATTCAAGAATGGAGCTATTGGTCAGTGGACATCATTTTTTGCTGCCCACGGTAAAGAAATAGACTATAGTATGATTTACGGAAGTAAAGGGTCTATAACACCCGCTAAACAACGTAGAGGAGATCCTCTTAATGTAACTCTAGATGGATCCGACTCATATTCTGGAAATGAGGTTTTAGATCTTGTCCCTGATTTTCATCTTGAAGAGCTACCTGCAAGGTTGTTTGGTTCTGATAGATTAGGATTTTATAAAACACCTTTTGAAGATGCAGACAGATTTTTAGTAGCTCTAGAATATTACGAACTTGGTCAATGTATAGCTGAAGGTACTCAACCAGAAGTAGATGCATACGTTGGAAGAAAAGATTTGGCTGTATGTAACGCTGCTTTAGAATCCTCAATTCTAGGAAGACCAGTTACTATTGAAGAAATAGAAAATGAAAAAACATCAGTTTACGAATCAAGTATTAATAAATACTGGAAAATTTAA
- a CDS encoding SDR family oxidoreductase, whose amino-acid sequence MGLLDGKKVLITGARKGIGRGIAITLANEGAEVGINDIVDDDYTKKLLSIISKKSKSSFHKGDVSSLTGINEVFDSFLKAHAQIDILINNAIFPDQQRPFFETDEIYWDRMMNLSLKGYFFASQRAANEMISSGKGGRIICLSSVHSYIAMPNWTAYGTAKMGLRRMVKGIAADLAGKNITANCIAPGAISNRLPELSDDSIDGPPHNPKDFKRFVPSGKGGLPSDIANAVLYLSSELGQYVNGETILVDGGMIASQKFHD is encoded by the coding sequence ATGGGATTACTAGACGGCAAAAAGGTTCTAATAACAGGAGCAAGGAAAGGAATAGGAAGAGGAATTGCTATTACCCTAGCAAATGAAGGTGCTGAAGTAGGTATAAATGATATTGTTGATGATGATTACACAAAAAAATTACTTAGTATAATTTCTAAAAAGTCTAAATCAAGTTTTCATAAAGGTGATGTAAGTAGTCTTACTGGTATCAATGAAGTATTTGATTCATTTTTGAAAGCTCATGCTCAAATTGATATATTGATAAATAATGCCATATTTCCAGATCAACAAAGACCTTTTTTTGAAACAGATGAAATTTATTGGGATAGAATGATGAATCTATCTCTCAAGGGATACTTTTTTGCTTCACAAAGAGCTGCAAATGAGATGATCTCAAGTGGAAAAGGCGGTAGGATAATCTGTCTTTCAAGTGTTCACTCTTACATTGCAATGCCAAATTGGACTGCTTATGGGACAGCAAAAATGGGTCTTAGAAGAATGGTAAAAGGGATTGCAGCAGATCTTGCTGGTAAAAACATAACAGCAAATTGTATAGCTCCAGGTGCAATTTCTAATAGACTACCTGAATTATCTGATGATTCAATTGATGGTCCACCTCATAACCCCAAAGACTTTAAGAGATTTGTTCCCTCTGGAAAAGGTGGTTTACCCAGCGATATTGCAAATGCTGTTTTATATCTTTCATCAGAACTTGGGCAATATGTTAATGGTGAAACTATATTAGTAGACGGAGGAATGATTGCTTCACAAAAGTTTCATGACTAA
- a CDS encoding SMP-30/gluconolactonase/LRE family protein, translating into MDYHIEKVASPNANVGEGPVWNSKEKKIYWTDISGGKLYRYDPNKKTNEIIHDGINIGGFRFNESGGIILGSWEGIYLWDLGKNYKLLKSGKIDGTQINIRINDATAGPDGSFYCGTDASNWSNDVVFRINPNNSIDVIDEGVKLCNGMGFSPDESTFYSTDSLRKLIYKWDYNKQKKSITNKKVFINLNDDSIGIVDGMTVDSEGYIWSAIWFSSKVMRFDPDGKLEREIIFPATQTSCPMFGGEDLNELYVSTAFSGTGEAPIGSEPKGYNHKAYRGGDLFKVTLDIQGKLEYSTKF; encoded by the coding sequence ATGGATTATCATATTGAAAAAGTTGCTTCTCCCAATGCTAATGTTGGGGAAGGTCCAGTATGGAACTCAAAAGAAAAAAAAATTTATTGGACGGATATCTCAGGGGGAAAATTATATAGATATGATCCTAATAAAAAAACTAATGAAATAATACATGATGGTATAAATATTGGTGGGTTCAGATTTAATGAGAGTGGAGGAATAATTCTAGGATCATGGGAAGGTATTTACTTGTGGGATCTAGGTAAAAATTACAAATTATTGAAAAGTGGAAAAATTGACGGAACGCAAATAAATATTAGAATTAATGATGCTACTGCAGGTCCAGATGGAAGTTTTTATTGTGGTACTGATGCTTCAAACTGGAGTAATGATGTTGTTTTTAGAATTAATCCTAATAATTCAATAGATGTAATAGATGAAGGCGTAAAGCTTTGTAACGGAATGGGTTTTTCTCCTGATGAATCAACTTTCTATAGCACTGATTCACTGAGAAAACTTATATATAAATGGGATTATAATAAACAAAAAAAATCAATAACTAATAAAAAAGTATTTATTAATTTGAACGATGATTCAATAGGTATCGTCGATGGCATGACAGTGGATTCTGAAGGTTATATATGGTCTGCTATTTGGTTTAGTTCAAAGGTAATGAGATTTGATCCAGATGGAAAATTGGAAAGAGAAATTATTTTTCCTGCAACTCAAACCTCATGCCCAATGTTTGGAGGCGAAGATTTGAATGAATTATATGTTAGTACCGCTTTTTCAGGTACAGGAGAAGCTCCAATTGGTTCAGAGCCAAAAGGATATAATCACAAAGCATATCGTGGTGGAGATTTGTTCAAAGTAACTTTAGATATTCAAGGAAAGTTAGAATATAGTACAAAATTTTAG
- a CDS encoding glucose 1-dehydrogenase, producing MGDLNNKVAIVTGGAQGIGKGIVDIFSMDGAKVCIADISKEHGNNAVRDITKRGGEAFFVEANFQNSQTPEKVVESCMNYFGSIEILVNNVGIQPPSSYKNVEETSEEIWDAVINVNLKSYFLMSKYSIPYMKKNGRGSIINIASVQGLQSQKLVPPYAASKGGVLSLTRQMSLDYISSNIRINAINPGTFNTPMVRNSISGNIEESIDLFGSDIPIGRVGDPKEIGHVASFLASEKSSFISGEYINVDGGIMAKGGWDSDLQGE from the coding sequence ATGGGTGATCTCAATAATAAAGTTGCAATTGTTACTGGTGGTGCACAAGGAATAGGAAAGGGAATAGTTGATATATTTTCAATGGATGGAGCCAAAGTTTGTATTGCAGATATTTCAAAAGAGCACGGTAATAATGCTGTAAGAGATATTACTAAAAGAGGGGGAGAGGCATTCTTTGTAGAGGCTAATTTTCAGAATTCTCAAACACCTGAAAAAGTGGTGGAATCATGCATGAATTATTTTGGTTCAATAGAAATTTTAGTAAATAATGTTGGTATCCAGCCTCCAAGTTCCTATAAAAATGTTGAAGAAACTTCAGAGGAAATTTGGGACGCAGTTATAAATGTTAACTTAAAAAGTTATTTTCTAATGTCAAAATATTCTATTCCCTATATGAAAAAAAATGGTAGAGGATCAATCATAAACATAGCAAGTGTTCAGGGTTTACAATCACAAAAGCTAGTACCACCATATGCAGCTAGTAAGGGAGGTGTTTTATCACTCACTAGGCAGATGTCTTTAGACTATATCAGTAGCAACATAAGGATTAACGCAATAAATCCCGGAACATTTAATACACCCATGGTCAGAAATTCTATTTCGGGAAATATTGAGGAAAGTATTGATCTTTTTGGAAGCGATATTCCAATTGGAAGAGTTGGTGATCCAAAAGAAATTGGTCATGTAGCCTCGTTTCTTGCAAGCGAAAAATCTTCATTTATATCAGGTGAATACATAAATGTAGACGGAGGAATTATGGCAAAAGGGGGATGGGATTCTGATCTTCAGGGAGAATAA
- a CDS encoding DUF4432 family protein, which yields MGTNYREERSEGVRVSDAWTFRGLKTVILENKNIRLEILADKGADISSFVHKSSDTEFMFKTPWGIRNPKNNVPSTGDGASVWLDYYEGGWQSVVPHGGYPSKYYGADFGIHGDVNNIPWDTKIVQDSNKKCIVEFTTRSLRSPFEIKRIISLSDEDTFIEIYQEVSNFAEEDLNIVWLEHIAIGGSFLSDKCSLSIPECTVLSHPVDADKSSKLKPNYKGKWPYIEMKDGTKNDLRKIPGKQDRSLDMAYFTNLTDGWYAITNNDLQLTWGVEFPKDLFKYIWYWRNFGGGYGYPWYGRCYNAGLEPCTSWHNGGVEQAENNGSAYIVKAGETIKAKIKAGIFSKYSNGDNPFNYSP from the coding sequence ATGGGAACTAATTATAGGGAAGAAAGGTCAGAAGGAGTGAGAGTGTCTGATGCATGGACTTTTAGAGGATTAAAAACAGTAATTTTAGAAAATAAAAATATTCGTTTAGAAATCCTTGCTGATAAGGGAGCAGATATATCCAGTTTTGTTCATAAATCTTCAGATACAGAATTTATGTTCAAGACACCATGGGGTATAAGAAATCCCAAGAATAATGTTCCTTCAACTGGTGATGGAGCTTCAGTTTGGTTAGATTATTATGAAGGTGGTTGGCAAAGTGTTGTGCCACATGGTGGATATCCAAGTAAATATTATGGAGCTGATTTTGGAATTCATGGTGATGTTAATAACATCCCATGGGATACAAAAATAGTTCAGGATTCAAATAAAAAATGTATTGTAGAATTCACAACAAGAAGTTTGAGAAGTCCATTTGAAATCAAGAGGATTATTTCCTTAAGTGATGAAGATACTTTTATAGAAATATATCAAGAAGTTTCTAATTTTGCAGAAGAAGATCTAAATATTGTGTGGCTTGAACACATTGCTATAGGTGGATCATTCCTTTCAGATAAATGTTCTCTGTCAATTCCTGAGTGTACAGTATTGTCTCATCCTGTTGATGCAGACAAATCATCCAAACTTAAACCTAATTATAAGGGAAAGTGGCCATATATTGAAATGAAAGATGGAACTAAAAATGACCTAAGAAAAATACCTGGTAAGCAAGATAGATCCTTAGATATGGCATACTTTACAAACTTAACTGATGGTTGGTACGCAATAACAAATAATGATTTGCAATTGACTTGGGGTGTAGAATTTCCAAAAGATTTATTTAAGTACATATGGTACTGGAGAAATTTTGGAGGAGGATACGGATATCCATGGTATGGTAGATGCTACAACGCAGGATTAGAACCATGCACTAGTTGGCATAATGGAGGAGTAGAACAAGCTGAAAATAATGGATCAGCCTATATTGTCAAAGCTGGAGAAACTATCAAAGCAAAAATCAAGGCAGGAATTTTTTCTAAATACTCGAATGGTGATAATCCTTTTAATTATTCTCCCTGA
- a CDS encoding DNA photolyase family protein, with protein sequence MNTYDDLSVYWLRQDLRLTDNPALTKSLESNNVLVIYILDDINSKDNKMGGSSRWWLHRSLENLNEKLDNKISFYSGNPSDIFSELTSRLNIKKVYWNRCYEPWRIKRDIVLKKLLLDKGIKVNSYNSNLLWEPNQILKSDKTPYKVFTPYYRKGCLNHSSPRMPINKPNLENIIKDEKNNNLEDLCLLDKFKWYSKFENLWTPGEDSAYLKFNKFLENGLNGYRNGRNFPEKENVSQLSPHLHFGEISPNQIWYELDEKFNNYPEKDINHFKSELGWREFSYYLNFHFPDLNNKNLQTKFDAFPWENDSKLLNAWKKGVTGYPIVDAGMRELWQTGYMHNRVRMIVGSFLVKNLLIDWKKGERWFWDCLIDADLASNSASWQWVAGTGADAAPYFRIFNPILQGSKFDPNGNYTRKFIPELNKVPVKYLFNPWDAPKDLLLEAGVILGVNYPKPIVDIKDSRNKALESFSML encoded by the coding sequence ATGAATACGTATGATGACTTATCTGTTTATTGGCTTAGGCAAGATCTTAGGCTAACTGATAATCCAGCTCTAACAAAATCTCTTGAATCAAATAATGTTCTTGTAATCTACATTTTAGATGATATTAATTCTAAAGATAATAAAATGGGAGGATCAAGTAGGTGGTGGCTACACAGATCCTTAGAAAATCTAAATGAGAAGCTAGATAATAAAATATCATTTTATTCTGGAAACCCTTCAGACATTTTTTCTGAACTTACATCAAGACTAAATATTAAGAAAGTATATTGGAACAGATGCTATGAACCATGGAGAATTAAAAGAGATATTGTGCTAAAAAAACTTTTGTTAGACAAGGGTATAAAAGTTAACTCATACAACTCAAATTTACTATGGGAACCTAATCAAATACTTAAATCTGATAAAACTCCATACAAGGTTTTTACTCCTTATTACAGAAAAGGTTGCCTAAATCATTCATCTCCTAGAATGCCTATTAATAAGCCAAACTTAGAAAATATAATAAAGGATGAGAAAAATAACAATTTAGAAGATTTGTGCCTTTTGGACAAATTTAAGTGGTACTCAAAATTTGAAAATCTTTGGACTCCTGGTGAAGATTCTGCTTATTTAAAGTTTAATAAATTCTTAGAAAATGGCTTAAATGGTTACAGAAATGGTAGAAACTTTCCAGAAAAAGAAAATGTTTCTCAGTTATCTCCACATCTTCATTTTGGAGAAATATCTCCAAATCAAATCTGGTATGAATTAGATGAAAAATTTAATAATTATCCAGAAAAAGATATCAACCATTTTAAGAGTGAACTAGGTTGGAGAGAATTCTCATATTATCTAAATTTTCATTTTCCTGATTTAAATAATAAAAATCTACAAACAAAATTTGATGCTTTTCCTTGGGAAAATGATTCAAAGCTATTAAATGCTTGGAAAAAAGGTGTTACAGGATATCCTATAGTTGATGCAGGGATGAGAGAGCTTTGGCAAACAGGGTATATGCATAATAGAGTAAGAATGATAGTTGGTTCCTTTTTAGTAAAGAATTTGTTAATAGATTGGAAAAAAGGTGAAAGATGGTTTTGGGATTGCCTAATTGATGCAGATCTTGCCAGTAATTCTGCCAGTTGGCAGTGGGTTGCAGGAACTGGAGCAGATGCAGCTCCATACTTCAGAATTTTCAATCCAATATTACAAGGATCAAAATTTGATCCAAATGGAAATTACACAAGAAAATTCATCCCAGAATTGAATAAAGTTCCTGTAAAATATCTGTTTAATCCCTGGGATGCACCAAAAGATTTATTATTAGAAGCAGGAGTAATTTTAGGTGTCAATTATCCAAAACCAATAGTTGATATTAAGGATTCAAGAAATAAAGCTCTTGAATCTTTCTCTATGTTATAG
- a CDS encoding MMPL family transporter — protein sequence MSLQSLVSFCARRPFVTVGIWVLLMISSGLLSQNYLDSALSGGQGATQDQEFRLAQKLKDEKMNDLNPQQQQSSGSSGMEDNLLVVTSNVYTFPSDEYFTSLNGFFNKIQSEIDKFEVDQNIGKVEDYQINPSQDGTTIMISAPFVRGELVGPLIHVTEDFSDDNFQYYFIGFESIQYSFAHIAEKDLITGETIGISVALIILALVFGSVTSAIIPVILAVVAIFVSIGAVSVIGQIVDLNDFVPNIMTMMGLAVGIDYCLFILSRYREERANGFEKYDAIINSGSTAGRAVLFSGLTVVLALVGMFIIPEKTFQAFGVGAIVVVFVAVMAGITILPAIIGILGDRVNSFGVPKGLTIILYIIGFLIVAFTQDLGPILLLVSGAVMSLLILLSILRKRGLNISFFNPDKSSETEGGFWNLITLQVMKRPYISMSIAAGFLIILSYFYFDLEKGTSGISVLPDDEPVKVGFNLLDEKFGFGSNAPATIMIDADMNSEKITSSINKIEQSLIEDAGFLPPEVLIEPSVNFAELTSMIPGDPQNQISLNSIKRLRNEIIPSAFDGIPSSEYTIYVGGQSAEVVDSVEMTDEYFPIVLGLVLSLSLVLLLFAFRSITISIASIIMNLLSVGASYGLLVLVFQKGFMIDIFGFEQVDQLEFWLPLFMFSILFGLSMDYHVFMLSRIKEHFDETGSSDESVAFGLRKTASIITGAALIMVAVFGGFALGELAFFQSMGFGLGAAVLIDATVVRSILVPSVMKLLGTNAWYLPKFLNWLPNISIEGNINKN from the coding sequence ATGTCATTACAATCTTTGGTAAGTTTCTGCGCTAGAAGACCATTTGTAACTGTTGGAATTTGGGTATTACTAATGATTTCTTCAGGATTACTTTCTCAAAATTATTTAGATAGCGCATTGAGTGGCGGTCAAGGTGCTACTCAAGATCAAGAATTTAGGCTTGCTCAGAAGTTAAAAGATGAAAAAATGAATGATCTGAATCCACAACAACAACAGTCTTCAGGATCCTCTGGTATGGAAGACAATCTATTAGTAGTAACCTCTAATGTTTATACATTTCCTTCTGACGAGTATTTTACTTCACTAAATGGATTCTTTAATAAAATACAATCTGAAATTGACAAATTTGAAGTTGACCAAAATATTGGTAAAGTTGAAGATTATCAGATTAATCCCTCCCAAGATGGAACAACAATAATGATATCCGCACCTTTCGTTAGAGGCGAACTTGTTGGTCCACTAATACATGTCACTGAAGATTTTTCAGATGATAATTTTCAATATTATTTTATTGGATTTGAATCTATTCAATATTCATTTGCACATATAGCAGAAAAAGACTTAATAACAGGTGAAACTATAGGAATCTCTGTAGCATTAATAATATTAGCTCTTGTATTTGGTTCGGTAACTTCAGCGATAATACCGGTTATTCTAGCAGTAGTGGCAATTTTTGTTTCTATTGGTGCAGTTTCTGTAATAGGTCAGATAGTTGATTTAAATGATTTTGTGCCCAATATTATGACTATGATGGGTCTAGCTGTTGGGATTGATTATTGTTTGTTCATATTATCAAGATATAGAGAAGAAAGAGCAAATGGATTTGAAAAATACGATGCAATTATAAACTCAGGGAGTACTGCAGGAAGAGCTGTTTTGTTCAGTGGATTAACTGTAGTACTTGCATTAGTTGGAATGTTTATAATACCTGAAAAAACTTTTCAGGCATTTGGAGTGGGAGCTATCGTAGTAGTTTTTGTTGCAGTAATGGCAGGAATTACCATACTTCCTGCAATAATTGGTATTTTAGGAGATAGAGTCAACAGTTTTGGCGTACCCAAAGGATTAACTATAATTCTCTACATCATTGGTTTTTTGATTGTGGCTTTTACTCAAGACTTAGGCCCAATATTATTATTAGTTTCTGGTGCTGTAATGTCATTGCTAATTTTATTATCAATATTAAGAAAAAGAGGTTTAAATATTAGTTTCTTCAATCCTGATAAAAGTAGTGAAACAGAAGGAGGCTTTTGGAATCTAATTACTCTTCAAGTAATGAAAAGGCCATATATCAGTATGTCTATTGCAGCAGGCTTTCTAATAATACTTTCTTATTTTTATTTCGATTTAGAAAAGGGCACTAGTGGTATTTCAGTTTTGCCTGATGATGAACCTGTCAAGGTTGGATTTAATCTTTTGGATGAAAAATTTGGATTTGGTTCAAATGCTCCCGCCACAATAATGATAGATGCAGATATGAATTCTGAAAAAATTACATCATCAATAAATAAAATCGAACAAAGCTTAATTGAAGATGCAGGCTTTTTACCTCCTGAAGTATTGATTGAACCATCAGTTAATTTTGCCGAATTGACATCAATGATACCTGGTGACCCTCAAAATCAAATTTCATTAAATTCAATAAAGCGTCTTAGAAATGAAATAATTCCATCTGCTTTTGATGGAATACCTTCATCAGAGTATACAATTTACGTCGGTGGACAGTCAGCTGAAGTAGTAGATTCTGTTGAAATGACAGATGAATATTTCCCTATCGTCCTGGGATTAGTTCTTTCATTGAGTTTAGTACTATTATTGTTTGCATTTAGGTCAATAACAATTTCAATAGCTTCAATAATAATGAATTTGCTTTCTGTAGGAGCTTCCTATGGTTTGTTAGTCTTAGTTTTTCAGAAAGGATTTATGATAGATATATTTGGATTTGAGCAGGTAGATCAGCTTGAATTTTGGCTACCATTGTTTATGTTCAGTATACTTTTTGGATTATCCATGGATTATCACGTTTTTATGCTAAGTCGTATAAAAGAACATTTTGATGAAACGGGCTCATCAGATGAATCTGTAGCTTTTGGTCTGAGAAAAACAGCAAGTATCATTACAGGTGCAGCTTTGATAATGGTTGCTGTTTTTGGAGGTTTTGCTTTAGGTGAGCTTGCATTTTTTCAGTCAATGGGATTTGGGCTAGGAGCAGCAGTACTAATTGATGCAACAGTTGTAAGATCAATTCTAGTTCCAAGTGTAATGAAGTTACTGGGAACAAATGCTTGGTATTTGCCAAAGTTCTTAAATTGGTTACCGAATATATCTATTGAGGGTAATATAAATAAAAATTAA